In the genome of Raphanus sativus cultivar WK10039 chromosome 4, ASM80110v3, whole genome shotgun sequence, one region contains:
- the LOC108852236 gene encoding patatin-like protein 1 isoform X1: protein MANNSSCKRNKPPSCGSLVTILSLDGGGIRGTISGVILACLEKHLQEIDGEDVRLADYFDVVAGTSTGGLITAMLTVPDANGRPHFAAKDIVPFYLEHCPKIFPQPEHSKCRGLAALLPKLPKLLSGPKYDGKYLRKLLSNLLVETKLHQTITNVVIPTFDMKKLQPTIFSSYQTLVDPSLNVKLSDICIGTSAAPTFFPPHYFSNEDSQGKTSEFHLVDGGVTASNPTLVAMTAVTKQIVKNNPDMGKLKPLGYDKFLVISIGTGSTKKVEKYSAKKAAKWGIISWLYDDGSTPILDITMESSRDMIHFHSSVLFKALQSEDKYLRIDDDTLDGEASSMDLATKSNLENLVKIGEKLLKNRVMQMNIDTGVYEPIPENVTNEEELKRFAKILSEERKLRKMKDDTMTKDPSN, encoded by the exons ATGGCAAACAACTCGTCCTGTAAGAGAAACAAACCGCCGTCGTGTGGATCACTCGTAACCATCCTCAGCCTAGACGGCGGCGGAATTCGAGGAACCATCTCCGGTGTCATCCTTGCTTGTCTGGAAAAACACCTTCAG GAGATCGATGGAGAAGACGTGAGACTAGCTGATTATTTCGACGTGGTAGCAGGGACTAGTACTGGTGGTCTCATTACTGCCATGTTGACTGTACCGGACGCGAACGGACGGCCTCATTTTGCGGCCAAGGACATTGTTCCTTTCTACCTTGAACATTGTCCCAAAATATTTCCACAGCCCGA ACATTCTAAATGCAGAGGCTTGGCTGCTCTGTTACCTAAGCTTCCAAAGCTTCTGTCTGGTCCAAAGTACGATGGAAAGTATCTCCGAAAACTACTAAGTAATCTTCTCGTAGAGACAAAACTTCACCAGACAATCACAAACGTTGTCATACCTACCTTTGACATGAAGAAACTCCAACCCACCATCTTCTCCTCTTACCAG ACGTTGGTTGACCCTAGCTTGAACGTCAAGTTATCAGACATATGCATTGGCACATCGGCTGCTCCCACTTTCTTTCCTCCTCATTACTTTTCTAATGAAGATAGTCAAGGAAAGACGAGTGAGTTTCACCTCGTTGATGGCGGGGTCACTGCTAGTAACCCG ACTTTGGTGGCCATGACTGCTGTGACTAAACAGATTGTGAAGAACAATCCTGATATGGGTAAGCTCAAGCCGTTGGGTTACGATAAGTTCTTAGTTATATCGATAGGGACAGGGTCTACCAAAAAAGTGGAGAAGTATAGCGCAAAAAAAGCTGCGAAATGGGGAATCATATCTTGGTTATATGACGATGGTTCTACTCCAATATTAGACATTACCATGGAATCAAGCCGTGACATGATCCATTTCCATAGCTCTGTTTTGTTCAAAGCCTTACAATCCGAGGACAAGTACCTCAGAATCGAT GATGATACATTGGATGGAGAAGCAAGTTCTATGGATCTCGCGACAAAATCTAACTTAGAGAATCTTGTAAAGATTGGGGAGAAGCTGCTGAAAAACAGAGTCATGCAGATGAATATCGACACTGGTGTATATGAACCTATTCCAGAAAATGTCACCAATGAGGAAGAACTCAAAAG ATTTGCGAAAATTTTATCTGAAGAAAGGAAGTTAAGGAAAATGAAAGACGACACAATGACTAAAGATCCATCAAACTGA
- the LOC108852236 gene encoding patatin-like protein 1 isoform X2, with protein MANNSSCKRNKPPSCGSLVTILSLDGGGIRGTISGVILACLEKHLQEIDGEDVRLADYFDVVAGTSTGGLITAMLTVPDANGRPHFAAKDIVPFYLEHCPKIFPQPEGLAALLPKLPKLLSGPKYDGKYLRKLLSNLLVETKLHQTITNVVIPTFDMKKLQPTIFSSYQTLVDPSLNVKLSDICIGTSAAPTFFPPHYFSNEDSQGKTSEFHLVDGGVTASNPTLVAMTAVTKQIVKNNPDMGKLKPLGYDKFLVISIGTGSTKKVEKYSAKKAAKWGIISWLYDDGSTPILDITMESSRDMIHFHSSVLFKALQSEDKYLRIDDDTLDGEASSMDLATKSNLENLVKIGEKLLKNRVMQMNIDTGVYEPIPENVTNEEELKRFAKILSEERKLRKMKDDTMTKDPSN; from the exons ATGGCAAACAACTCGTCCTGTAAGAGAAACAAACCGCCGTCGTGTGGATCACTCGTAACCATCCTCAGCCTAGACGGCGGCGGAATTCGAGGAACCATCTCCGGTGTCATCCTTGCTTGTCTGGAAAAACACCTTCAG GAGATCGATGGAGAAGACGTGAGACTAGCTGATTATTTCGACGTGGTAGCAGGGACTAGTACTGGTGGTCTCATTACTGCCATGTTGACTGTACCGGACGCGAACGGACGGCCTCATTTTGCGGCCAAGGACATTGTTCCTTTCTACCTTGAACATTGTCCCAAAATATTTCCACAGCCCGA AGGCTTGGCTGCTCTGTTACCTAAGCTTCCAAAGCTTCTGTCTGGTCCAAAGTACGATGGAAAGTATCTCCGAAAACTACTAAGTAATCTTCTCGTAGAGACAAAACTTCACCAGACAATCACAAACGTTGTCATACCTACCTTTGACATGAAGAAACTCCAACCCACCATCTTCTCCTCTTACCAG ACGTTGGTTGACCCTAGCTTGAACGTCAAGTTATCAGACATATGCATTGGCACATCGGCTGCTCCCACTTTCTTTCCTCCTCATTACTTTTCTAATGAAGATAGTCAAGGAAAGACGAGTGAGTTTCACCTCGTTGATGGCGGGGTCACTGCTAGTAACCCG ACTTTGGTGGCCATGACTGCTGTGACTAAACAGATTGTGAAGAACAATCCTGATATGGGTAAGCTCAAGCCGTTGGGTTACGATAAGTTCTTAGTTATATCGATAGGGACAGGGTCTACCAAAAAAGTGGAGAAGTATAGCGCAAAAAAAGCTGCGAAATGGGGAATCATATCTTGGTTATATGACGATGGTTCTACTCCAATATTAGACATTACCATGGAATCAAGCCGTGACATGATCCATTTCCATAGCTCTGTTTTGTTCAAAGCCTTACAATCCGAGGACAAGTACCTCAGAATCGAT GATGATACATTGGATGGAGAAGCAAGTTCTATGGATCTCGCGACAAAATCTAACTTAGAGAATCTTGTAAAGATTGGGGAGAAGCTGCTGAAAAACAGAGTCATGCAGATGAATATCGACACTGGTGTATATGAACCTATTCCAGAAAATGTCACCAATGAGGAAGAACTCAAAAG ATTTGCGAAAATTTTATCTGAAGAAAGGAAGTTAAGGAAAATGAAAGACGACACAATGACTAAAGATCCATCAAACTGA
- the LOC108852269 gene encoding methylesterase 9 produces the protein MKKQYVLVHGGCHGAWCWYKVKPMLEHSGHRVTVVDLTASGVNMSKVEEIQTLEDYAKPLLQVLDSLGSDDKVILGGISAAYAADMFPRKISVAVFVTSFMPDTTNPPSYVFEKLIESSSEEMDLKLETYGTNDHPLMTVFFGPKYLKNMYLLSLIEDFELAKMLVRVVPAMTSNLTGRKSLTEEGYGSVTRVYIVCGQDKGISEEYQRWMIENFSVKEVMEIEGADHMPMFSKPRELCDRLLKIADKYA, from the exons ATGAAGAAGCAATATGTGCTTGTTCACGGTGGCTGCCACGGAGCGTGGTGCTGGTACAAAGTGAAGCCGATGCTTGAACATTCCGGTCACCGTGTGACGGTTGTTGATCTAACGGCGTCTGGTGTGAACATGAGCAAAGTAGAAGAGATTCAGACTTTGGAAGATTATGCCAAGCCGTTGCTCCAAGTTCTTGACTCGCTTGGCTCGGATGATAAAGTAATCCTCGGAGGTATATCTGCTGCTTATGCAGCCGACATGTTTCCTCGTAAGATCTCTGTTGCTGTCTTTGTAACCTCTTTTATGCCTGACACGACCAATCCGCCTTCGTACGTGTTCGAAAAG CTTATAGAAAGCTCTTCAGAAGAAATGGATTTGAAGCTTGAGACTTACGGCACTAATGATCATCCTCTAATGACTGTTTTTTTTGGACCTAAGTACTTAAAGAACATGTATCTACTCTCTCTTATTGAA GATTTTGAACTGGCGAAAATGCTGGTGAGAGTTGTACCGGCTATGACCAGTAACCTGACGGGAAGAAAAAGCTTAACCGAAGAAGGATATGGCTCGGTTACTCGTGTGTATATCGTGTGCGGCCAGGACAAGGGTATAAGCGAAGAGTACCAGCGATGGATGATTGAGAATTTTTCGGTTAAAGAAGTGATGGAAATCGAAGGTGCAGATCATATGCCAATGTTCTCCAAGCCACGAGAACTATGTGATCGCTTACTAAAGATTGCTGATAAATATGCATAA
- the LOC108852822 gene encoding L-ascorbate oxidase homolog, giving the protein MKRFNLLLCKLFIGTLLVWLGSVLVKAEDPYLFYTWTVTYGTRSPLGVPQQVILINGQFPGPAIEAVTNNNIVVNLINKLDEPFLITWNGVKQRRTSWQDGVLGTNCPIQPNSNWTYQFQLKDQIGTFTYFASTSMHRASGAFGALNINQRSVITTPYLTPDGDFTLLVSDWFKLSHKDLRKRLDAGYALPVPDALLINGASKGLIFTGQQGKTYKFRVSNVGIATSINFRIQNHTMSLIEVEGAHTLQESYESLDVHVGQSVTVLVTLKASVRDYYIVASSRFTKPILNTTASLRYLGSKNAAYGPLPVGPTYHIHWSMKQARTIRVNLTANAARPNPQGSFHYGTIPINRTLVLANMATMIYGKLRYTVNRISHINPTTPLKLADWYNISGVFDFKTIGSTPTIGPAHIGTSVFNIELHEFVEIVFQNDERSIQSWHMDGTSAFLVGFGSGTWNETMRKRYNLVDAVARHTFQVYPLSWTSILVSLDNKGMWNLRSQIWSRRYLGQELYVRVWNDEKSLYTEAEPPLNALYCGLAKRP; this is encoded by the exons ATGAAACGGTTCAATCTCCTATTATGTAAACTATTTATAGGAACCTTGTTAGTTTGGTTGGGCTCTGTTTTGGTTAAGGCAGAAGACCCTTACTTGTTCTACACTTGGACTGTTACCTATGGAACAAGATCTCCTTTGGGTGTTCCCCAACAG GTCATTCTTATCAATGGACAGTTCCCTGGTCCAGCAATTGAAGCTGTCACAAACAACAACATTGTTGTTAATCTCATCAACAAGCTCGACGAACCATTCCTCATCACTTG GAATGGAGTGAAACAGAGAAGGACATCGTGGCAAGATGGAGTATTGGGAACAAACTGTCCGATCCAACCAAATTCGAACTGGACTTATCAGTTTCAACTTAAAGATCAAATCGGCACTTTCACTTACTTCGCTTCCACGTCGATGCACCGAGCTAGTGGTGCTTTTGGTGCTCTCAACATTAACCAGAGATCCGTTATTACCACTCCTTATCTCACACCTGATGGGGATTTCACCCTCCTCGTTAGTGACTGGTTTAAACTGAGCCACAAG GATTTGCGAAAGCGGCTTGACGCAGGCTATGCTCTTCCAGTTCCTGATGCACTTCTCATCAATGGTGCTTCTAAAGGCCTAATATTTACCGGTCAACAAG GAAAAACATACAAGTTTCGGGTATCCAATGTGGGGATAGCAACATCGATAAACTTTAGGATCCAAAATCATACAATGAGCCTCATTGAAGTAGAAGGCGCTCACACTCTTCAGGAGAGCTATGAGTCGCTTGACGTCCACGTTGGTCAGTCAGTGACCGTCCTGGTCACTTTAAAAGCTTCAGTGAGGGACTATTACATCGTAGCCTCAAGCCGGTTTACTAAACCAATACTAAACACTACCGCCAGTCTCCGTTACCTAGGCTCCAAAAATGCAGCCTATGGCCCTCTTCCCGTTGGTCCTACTTACCATATCCACTGGTCCATGAAACAAGCAAGAACCATCAG GGTGAATTTGACGGCAAATGCTGCAAGGCCAAACCCACAAGGATCATTTCACTATGGTACCATACCGATAAACCGAACTTTGGTTCTAGCCAATATGGCTACTATGATCTACGGGAAACTTCGGTACACGGTAAACCGAATATCACACATCAACCCAACAACACCTTTAAAACTCGCCGATTGGTACAACATTTCTGGCGTTTTCGATTTCAAAACAATCGGTAGCACTCCTACAATCGGACCAGCTCATATTGGTACATCGGTTTTCAACATTGAGCTCCATGAATTCGTTGAAATCGTTTTCCAGAACGACGAGAGATCAATTCAGTCTTGGCACATGGATGGTACTAGCGCCTTTCTTGTCGG ATTCGGGTCAGGGACATGGAATGAGACAATGAGGAAACGTTACAATTTGGTTGACGCAGTTGCAAGGCACACTTTTCAG GTGTATCCGTTATCGTGGACAAGCATATTGGTGTCGTTGGATAACAAAGGGATGTGGAATCTGAGGTCACAGATATGGTCGAGGAGGTATTTAGGACAAGAGCTCTATGTTCGTGTGTGGAACGATGAGAAGTCTCTATACACTGAAGCTGAGCCGCCTCTTAACGCTCTTTATTGCGGCCTAGCCAAACGCCCCTAA
- the LOC108851494 gene encoding transcription factor HHO5 yields MGLNLNLYSLAKPLSQFLKDVSEIKDNHSKLSEIDEYVGKLEEERKKIEVFKRELPLSMLLLNEAIEKLKEASSSSVMMSSKLDTDNKKNWMSSAQLWISNSTNSQLPSTNEEEDRCVSQPPFQTCNKPNQGGAFMSFNRSLPPPPPPAAPLSLMTPTSEILTDYNRTEQSHHIQKKEQRRRWSEDLHRRFIDALHRIGGSQVATPKQIRDVMNVDGLTNDEVKSHLQKYRMHIRKHPLHVAKTLSASDQRGLLISLSRSDSPQGPLLVDRGLFSNNGGGHSSEEEEKSDGRSSWKSESRWKRQTLLDLEL; encoded by the exons ATGGGTCTTAATTTGAATCTGTACTCTTTAGCAAAACCTTTATCTCAATTTCTCAAGGATGTGTCCGAAATCAAAGACAATCATTCTAAACTGTCTGAAATAGATGAATATGTCGGAAAATTagaggaagagagaaaaaaaatcgaaGTTTTTAAACGTGAACTCCCTCTATCCATGCTCTTATTGAACGAAg CGATTGAGAAGTTAAAGGAGGCTTCTTCATCATCAGTGATGATGTCATCAAAGCTGGATACTGATAATAAGAAGAACTGGATGAGCTCTGCTCAGTTATGGATCTCGAACTCTACTAACTCCCAGTTGCCATCt acaaacgaagaagaagatcggTGTGTGTCTCAGCCTCCATTTCAGACATGTAATAAACCTAATCAGGGAGGGGCATTTATGTCATTTAACCGTTCTCTaccacctccacctccaccagcAGCTCCTCTGTCTCTCATGACTCCAACATCAGAAATATTGACGGACTATAACAGAACTGAGCAGAGCCATCACATTCAGAAGAAAGAGCAGAGAAGGAGATGGTCTGAGGATCTTCACCGGAGATTCATTGATGCTCTTCATAGGATTGGAGGGTCACAAG TGGCAACACCAAAGCAGATTAGAGATGTGATGAATGTTGATGGCTTAACTAATGATGAAGTCAAGAGCCATTTACAA AAATATAGAATGCATATCCGCAAGCATCCTCTGCATGTAGCAAAGACTTTGTCAGCCTCTGATCAGCGTGGCTTGTTAATAAGTTTGTCGAGGTCGGATTCACCACAAGGCCCGCTTCTTGTTGATAGAGGTTTGTTCAGCAATAATGGTGGTGGTCATAGctcagaggaagaagagaaatcTGATGGACGTAGTAGCTGGAAAAGTGAATCAAGGTGGAAGAGACAAACGTTGCTTGATCTTGAGCTTTGA
- the LOC108855289 gene encoding uncharacterized protein LOC108855289: MREIVTIQVGEFANFVGSHFWNFQDELLGLASDPESDPIFRNNDLNMDVLYRSGETQQGVSTYTPRLLSINFKGSLGSMSSHGTLYDVGSSSRSDSSKTWLGGVDTQRSEPRKRNLFQQTLYEEEVTAGEIEDKDIVGCLDQTVECWTDYSKSHYHPQSLYELNGLWMDSQDFNNYGTGKDVFSEASRGDEICDRLRFFVEECDHIQGVNFLVDDSGGFSPLAGDFLETMADDYTNVPVLLYSLRSGMSSSKKKTVSSKLHDAVSFSRLSSFCKLFTPIGVPSLSGSNKYLNLGDEEKPYRSSAVYAAALHSSTLPFRMHPSRSDSSEASNAMDVNTLVQLLTNRSGRQNIVTILDSAMPLEKTLLTNLQTLTPEVTEDVEDNRSVESMCILGALSSEDKEATVSEVRNAVDASYEQRDDNNTKPLFYNLSVSRCPLPVPLPFPSIFGNLVGRKGEILSSPVSDSMYRGSLDVHSVPVATRWRSSSAVLPFLESRMVNLEKLGIQWGAMGSDVVRTWGFGREELQEMRENLSKMVSELSPHQFSESSDSD; this comes from the exons ATGAGAGAAATAGTGACGATTCAAGTTGGAGAGTTCGCGAACTTCGTCGGTTCTCATTTCTGGAACTTCCAG GATGAGTTGCTGGGGTTGGCGAGTGACCCAGAAAGCGATCCAATTTTTCGAAACAATGATCTCAACATGGACGTCCTCTACCGCTCCGGTGAGACCCAGCAGGGGGTTTCTACATACACTCCTCGTCTCCTTTCAATCAACTTCAAAG GGTCACTAGGCTCCATGAGCTCACACGGTACCCTCTACGATGTAGGTTCTTCCTCAAGATCAGACTCTTCTAAAACCTG GTTAGGAGGTGTTGATACTCAGAGATCTGAACCTCGAAAGAGAAACCTGTTTCAGCAAACTCTCTACGAGGAAGAAGTTACAGCAGGAGAGATTGAGGACAAAGACATTGTCGGATGCTTGGACCAAACTGTCGAATGCTGGACAGACTACTCCAAATCCCACTACCATCCTCAGTCTCTATACGAGCTGAATGGCTTATGGATGGACTCTCAGGACTTCAACAACTACGGAACCGGCAAAGACGTCTTCTCCGAGGCCTCGCGCGGAGATGAGATATGCGACAGGCTACGTTTCTTCGTGGAAGAGTGTGATCACATCCAGGGCGTTAACTTCCTCGTGGATGACTCTGGTGGATTCTCTCCTCTCGCAGGTGATTTCCTCGAGACGATGGCTGATGACTACACCAACGTTCCCGTGTTGCTTTACTCCCTTAGGAGTGGGATGAGTAGCTCTAAGAAGAAGACTGTTTCGAGCAAGCTTCACGACGCCGTATCGTTCTCTAGACTCTCTTCCTTCTGTAAACTCTTCACTCCAATAGGTGTACCATCCTTGAGCGGAAGTAATAAGTATCTTAACCTCGGAGACGAGGAGAAGCCTTATAGAAGCAGCGCGGTGTACGCAGCTGCTCTGCATTCAAGCACGCTCCCTTTCAGGATGCATCCCTCGAGATCAGATTCAAGTGAAGCGTCTAACGCCATGGATGTGAACACGCTCGTGCAGCTTTTAACTAACCGTAGCGGTAGACAGAACATAGTGACGATTCTTGACTCCGCAATGCCGTTAGAGAAGACTCTTCTTACAAATCTGCAGACGCTAACCCCGGAAGTAACCGAAGATGTAGAAGACAATCGATCGGTTGAGTCGATGTGTATACTCGGAGCTCTTAGCTCAGAAGACAAAGAAGCAACGGTTTCAGAAGTGAGGAATGCTGTTGATGCATCTTATGAACAGAGGGATGATAACAACACCAAGCCGTTGTTTTACAATCTATCTGTCTCGCGTTGTCCTCTCCCTGTGCCTCTACCGTTTCCTTCTATATTCGGGAACCTTGTTGGGAGGAAAGGTGAGATTTTGAGCAGTCCCGTGTCGGATTCTATGTACAGAGGCTCGCTGGATGTTCACTCTGTACCTGTAGCAACGAGATGGAGATCTTCGAGCGCGGTGTTACCGTTCTTGGAGAGTAGGATGGTGAATCTAGAGAAGCTTGGGATCCAATGGGGAGCTATGGGATCAGATGTGGTGAGGACGTGGGGGTTTGGGAGAGAAGAGTTGCAGGAGATGAGGGAGAATCTGTCTAAAATGGTGTCTGAGTTGAGTCCTCATCAGTTTTCAGAATCTTCTGATTCAGATTAG
- the LOC108855290 gene encoding oxygen-evolving enhancer protein 1, chloroplastic — protein sequence MIRQGTLRQTMATVTTVALQSLTAAKLRPPSLSVPKSFKPVTSCVSCSLRDDLKNLTLNCVEATKIAGFGLATSALVVSGASAEGVPKRLTYEEIQSKTYMEVKGTGTANQCPTIEGGLESFAIKPGKYYAKKFCLEPTSFTVKAQGVSKNATPDFQNTKLMTRLTYTLDEIEGPFEVASDGTVRFLEKDGIDYAAVTVQLPGGERVPFLFTIKQLVASGKPESFGGDFLVPSYRGSSFLDPKGRGGSTGYDNAVALPAREDDEELDKENNKNTAASVGEITFSVTKSKPESGELIGVFESIQPSDTDLGAKTPKDVKIQGIWYAKLEQ from the exons atgaTCAGACAAGGAACTCTGCGGCAGACAATGGCCACAGTTACCACCGTGGCTCTCCAGTCTCTCACAGCCGCAAAACTCCGGCCTCCTTCGCTTAGCGTCCCTAAATCCTTCAAGCCGGTGACTAGCTGTGTGTCCTGCTCTCTCCGGGACGATCTTAAGAACTTGACTCTGAACTGCGTTGAGGCTACCAAGATCGCTGGTTTTGGACTAGCCACCTCTGCTCTTGTCGTCTCG GGTGCAAGTGCAGAAGGAGTGCCAAAGAGGCTAACATACGAGGAGATACAGAGCAAGACATACATGGAAGTGAAAGGAACTGGAACAGCGAATCAGTGTCCAACCATTGAAGGTGGCTTGGAGTCTTTTGCTATTAAGCCAGGCAAATACTACGCCAAGAAGTTCTGCTTGGAGCCAACTTCATTCACCGTCAAAGCACAAGGTGTTAGCAAGAACGCCACGCCTGATTTTCAGAACACCAAACTCATGACCCGTCTTACCTACACACTCGACGAGATCGAAGGCCCTTTTGAA GTAGCATCTGATGGAACGGTGAGGTTTCTTGAGAAAGACGGTATTGACTACGCTGCAGTGACAGTACAACTTCCAGGTGGGGAACGTGTACCATTCTTGTTCACCATCAAGCAGCTTGTGGCATCGGGTAAACCAGAGAGCTTTGGAGGAGATTTCTTGGTGCCATCTTATAGAGGCTCGTCTTTCTTGGACCCAAAAGGCCGTGGTGGCTCTACGGGATATGACAATGCAGTTGCGTTACCAGCTAGAGAAGACGACGAAGAGTTGGATAAGGAGAACAACAAGAACACAGCTGCTTCCGTTGGTGAGATAACATTCAGTGTAACAAAGAGTAAACCCGAGAGCGGTGAATTGATAGGTGTCTTCGAGAGTATTCAGCCTTCGGATACTGATTTGGGTGCTAAGACTCCTAAGGATGTCAAGATTCAAGGTATCTGGTATGCTAAACTTGAGCAATAA
- the LOC108852344 gene encoding uncharacterized protein LOC108852344, translating into MGICSSSESTQVATAKLILQDGRMVEFTSPVKVGYVLQKYHMCFICNSDDMDFDDAVSAISADEELQLGQIYFALPLRWLREPLRADEMAALAVKASSALMRSGGGGGGGSCRSKRVDSIVAGKSRRRFGSGDDTVGSGGGRRKVRDGEGGGGGGGLGGSSSGKRKCYAAELSAIEE; encoded by the coding sequence ATGGGTATATGCAGTTCGAGCGAGTCGACTCAAGTGGCGACGGCGAAACTGATCTTGCAAGACGGGAGGATGGTAGAGTTTACGAGCCCCGTGAAAGTAGGATACGTTTTGCAGAAGTATCATATGTGTTTTATCTGTAACTCTGACGATATGGACTTCGACGACGCCGTTTCAGCTATTAGCGCCGACGAAGAGCTTCAGCTCGGTCAGATATACTTCGCGCTTCCTCTTCGCTGGCTTCGTGAGCCACTTAGAGCGGATGAGATGGCTGCATTGGCCGTTAAAGCTAGCTCTGCGCTCATGCGAAGCGGTGGCGGTGGCGGTGGAGGAAGTTGTCGCAGTAAACGTGTTGATTCTATTGTCGCCGGTAAGTCTCGGAGGAGATTTGGCTCCGGTGATGATACGGTGGGATCCGGCGGTGGTAGAAGGAAAGTCAGAGACGGtgaaggtggtggtggtggtggtggactTGGTGGTAGTAGTAGTGGGAAAAGGAAGTGTTACGCGGCGGAGTTGAGTGCGATAGAGGAGTGA
- the LOC108852386 gene encoding elongation of fatty acids protein 3-like yields MSTALISSLTYYLSEHPYIVGFRWGHSQSWGSTWSFLIASIFLYIAVSSSLHIILSISLRRNRSVPLGHIPDIHSLLMSILSATIFAGILLSTAAEIRDTRWFWRRSKTATPLQWLLCFPLGTRASGRVFFWSYVFYLTRFLHMLRTIFTVFRRRRLAVSQLFCNSAMAFTSFLWLEFSQSYQVLAILSTTLVYSVVYGYRFWTGFGLPGSVFPSFVVNCQLVLVVCNLVSHAGVLTMHLIKGGCNGIGAWGLNSVLNGAILLLFLNFYMRMHSRMRHRIANTSPELEPADVIMQKN; encoded by the coding sequence ATGTCTACGGCTCTGATCAGCTCTCTCACCTACTACCTCTCCGAACATCCATACATCGTCGGTTTCCGCTGGGGGCACAGCCAATCATGGGGCTCCACGTGGTCATTTCTCATCGCCTCCATCTTTCTCTACATCGCCGTCTCCTCCTCCCTCCACATCATCCTCTCCATTTCCCTCCGCCGTAACCGCTCCGTTCCGTTAGGCCACATCCCAGACATACACAGCCTCCTCATGTCCATTCTCTCCGCCACTATTTTCGCCGGAATCCTCCTCTCCACCGCCGCGGAGATCCGTGACACGCGGTGGTTCTGGCGGCGGAGCAAAACCGCCACTCCCCTCCAGTGGCTCCTCTGTTTCCCGCTCGGCACACGCGCCTCCGGCCGCGTCTTCTTCTGGTCCTACGTGTTCTACCTCACGCGGTTCCTCCACATGCTCCGCACGATCTTCACCGTCTTTCGTCGCCGGAGACTCGCCGTGTCTCAGCTCTTCTGCAACTCAGCCATGGCCTTCACGTCTTTCCTCTGGCTCGAGTTCTCGCAGTCGTACCAGGTTCTCGCCATTCTGTCGACCACGCTGGTTTACTCTGTGGTTTACGGCTACAGATTCTGGACCGGGTTCGGTTTGCCCGGTTCGGTGTTCCCTTCGTTCGTGGTGAATTGTCAGCTGGTTCTCGTGGTTTGTAATCTCGTGTCTCACGCTGGGGTGCTTACGATGCACCTCATTAAAGGCGGATGCAATGGCATCGGCGCGTGGGGTTTAAACTCTGTGCTCAACGGTGCGATTTTGTtgctttttcttaatttttacatGAGAATGCATTCTCGGATGCGACACCGTATCGCTAACACTTCGCCGGAACTTGAACCAGCAGACGTAATAATGCAAAAGAATTAA